GAGGTGCCGGCCGGCGCCACCAACCTCACCGTGCGCATCGCCAACGGCACGGGGGATGCGGACCTCTACGTGCGCCACGGCACGCTGCCCACCACCTCGGCCTATGACTGCCGCCCGTACAAGGGCGGCAACAACGAGCTGTGCGGCGACCTGCAGACGAAGGCGGGGACCTGGTTTGTGATGCTCAACCCCTACTCCTCGTTCTCCGGCGTGACGCTCACCGCCAACTACACCGCGCCCAAGCCCTCGGGACTGGCCCCGCTGGTGGAGTACGAGAGCCGGCTGATGCACGTCACGCTGCGCTGGTCGGGCGGCGACGACCAGATCAACATCCTCCGCAACGGCGCCTCCATCAAACAGGTCACCAACACGGGCACCTGGAAAGAGACGAGGCCCAAGCGCAGCACGCCCCCCACCTTGAGCACCTACAAGGTCTGCAACGTGGGGACGCAGGACTGCTCGGAAGAGATCCACGTGCTCACGTGGTGACGTAGGCCCCGTCCCGCGTGGCGCACCCGGCCCATGCTTCTGGCGCCGGGTGTCAGAGCAGGCCTGTCTCTCCCAGGTGGGCGACACCTGGGAGGTGGGCCAGGCCCGGCTGCCGGGCAAGCCCCCGTCACGTGCGTGCTGGGCCTCCCAGCGCCCCGGGCGCCCAGCCTGGAGCAGCGCTAGTTGTGCGGAGGGAAGGCCGCGGGCTGGCCCGTCCCGCCATTGCCCTCGGGCTTCGGCCCCGAGTGCTCCTCTTCCGGCGTGGACCGGCCGCCGCCCTTGTGGCGGATGGGCTCGTTCTCGGAGGGGGCCTGCTGGCCTCCTTGCTTCTCGTCCTGCTTCTTCATGGTGTCTGCCTCCTGGAATGAGGGACTTTCCTTCAAGGTACGCATGCCCTCCGGGGCTGGCACCTCCCCTCTCTCCGAAGCTGCCGCACTGCGGCACAAGCCCCCTGCCCCCCCGCGCTCAGCGCCGGCGCGCCGCGGGCGCGAGCGCGGGGTTTTCCCACCCCGCATCGCCCGTGTGCACGTTGGTCCCTGGCGGAACGAGCGCGTCGATGCGGTCCAGCAGGGCGCTGTCCAGCGTGACGGTGGCGGCCCCCAGCTGCGACTCCAGCTGCTCCAGGGTGCGCGGGCCGATGATGGCCGAGGTCACTGCCGGGTGCCGGATGACAAAAGCGATGGCCAGGTGCACCAGGGACATCCCAGCCTGGTCGGCCAGGGCGCCCAGGGCATCGGCCACCTCGAGCTTTCGCTGATTGGCCGGTTGCGACAAATCGTAGCGGCCCGGCATGCGGGCGGCACGTGGGGACGCCGGCGCGGCAGCGCCCTTGCGCCACTTGCCGGACAGCCACCCGCCGGCCAGCGGACTCCAGGGAATGACGCCCATGCCGTGACGCTGGCAGGTGGGCAACACGTCCGCCTCCACCCCGCGCACAAGCAGGGAGTACGGGGGTTGCTCGCAGATGAAGCGCGTCAGGCCCCGCTCGCGGGCGGTCCACTGCGCCTCGACGATCTGCGAGGCGGGAAACGTC
The sequence above is a segment of the Stigmatella aurantiaca genome. Coding sequences within it:
- a CDS encoding aldo/keto reductase, translating into MNYRILGRTGVRVSPLCLGAMMFGQWGNADHHDSIHIIHRALEAGINFIDTADVYSRGESEEIVGKALGDGRRHKVVLATKFHASMGEDPNQQGNSRRWIFQEVEASLRRLRTDWIDLYQVHRPSADTDIEETLGALSDLVTQGKVRYVGSSTFPASQIVEAQWTARERGLTRFICEQPPYSLLVRGVEADVLPTCQRHGMGVIPWSPLAGGWLSGKWRKGAAAPASPRAARMPGRYDLSQPANQRKLEVADALGALADQAGMSLVHLAIAFVIRHPAVTSAIIGPRTLEQLESQLGAATVTLDSALLDRIDALVPPGTNVHTGDAGWENPALAPAARRR